A genomic stretch from Ovis canadensis isolate MfBH-ARS-UI-01 breed Bighorn chromosome 5, ARS-UI_OviCan_v2, whole genome shotgun sequence includes:
- the LOC138440641 gene encoding olfactory receptor-like protein OLF4, giving the protein MAQRNLTRPSEFLLLGFSEEPELQPLIFGLFLSMYLITAFGNLLIILAISSDSHLHTPMYFFLSNLSFVDICFTSTTIPKMLWNIYIQSQVITYEACIIQVYFLMLFAGLDDFLLTVMAYDRFVAICHPLNYMVIMNPKVCRILVLVSWAISVLHSLLQTLMVLRLSFCGELEIPHYFCELNQMVQLACSDSFPNDLVIYITAVLLAGGPLTGIFYSYTKIASSIHRISSAQGKYKAFSTCVSHLSVVSLFYCTSLGVYVSSAATHSSQSSATASMMYTVVTPMLNPFIYSLRNRDIKRALKAFFRMAAIKRTLVLR; this is encoded by the coding sequence ATGGCCCAAAGGAACCTAACAAGACCTTCAGAATTTCTTCTCCTGGGATTCTCAGAGGAACCAGAACTACAACCCCTCATATTTGGGCTTTTTCTCTCCATGTACCTGATCACTGCGTTTGGAAACCTGCTCATCATCTTGGCCATCAGCTCAgactcccacctccacacccccatgtacttcttcctctccaaccttTCTTTTGTAGACATCTgcttcacctccaccaccatccccaAAATGCTATGGAACATCTACATACAAAGCCAAGTTATAACCTATGAAGCCTGCATCATTCAGGTGTATTTTTTAATGCTGTTTGCAGGGTTAGATGACTTCCTCCTGACGGTAATGGCCTATGACCGTTTTGTGGCCATCTGCCACCCCCTGAACTACATGGTCATCatgaatccaaaagtctgtagAATTTTGGTTCTAGTTAGCTGGGCCATCAGTGTCCTGCATTCTTTATTACAGACCTTAATGGTGTTGAGACTGTCCTTCTGTGGAGAGTTGGAAATCCCTCACTATTTCTGTGAACTCAATCAGATGGTCCAACTTGCCTGTTCTGACAGCTTTCCCAATGACTTGGTGATATACATCACAGCTGTGCTGCTAGCTGGTGGTCCCCTCACTGGAATATTTTACTCTTACACTAAGATTGCATCTTCCATCCACAGAATCTCATCTGCTCAGGGAAAGTATAAAGCATTTTCCACCTGTGTATCTCACCTCTCTGTTGTCTCCTTATTTTATTGTACAAGCCTAGGAGTGTATGTTAGCTCTGCTGCTACCCACAGCTCCCAGTCAAGTGCAACAGCATCAATGATGTACACTGTGGTCACACCCATGCTGAATCCTTTCATTTATAGTCTAAGGAATAGAGACATAAAGAGGGCTCTGAAGGCATTTTTCAGAATGGCAGCTATAAAAAGGACACTTGTCCTGAGATAA